ctgccttggcctcccaaagtgctgggattacaggcatgagccaccatgcccagccttttttttttttttttaaagatggagacttgctctgttgcccaggctggagtgcattggcacgatctcggcttactgcaacctccacctcccaggttcaagtggttctcctgcctcagcctcccaagtagctgggattacaggcgcccgccaccatgcccggctaatttttgtatttcttagtagagatggggtttcaccacgttgatcaggctggtctcgaactgctgacctcaggtcatccacctgcctctgcctcccaaagtgctgggattacaggcatgagccactgcgcccggcccaaaagattttttatagagatgaggtctcactatattgcccaggatggtcttgaactcctggattcaagcaagtctcctgcctcagccttccagagcacctggattataggcatgagccaccatgcccacctggcCTAGATAACTAACTAGACACTTCCAGAAGCCAGGAATACCCTATGCTTGCCTTATTTACCTTTGTATTTCAGATCCTACACACTGGCTAACACAtagcaagcactcaataaatatgaggGTCTTAGTTCAAGAGCAAGGAAAGATCTGATAATGTGGCAATAACAATACAGTACATTTTACAGTCAGTGGTAATTTAATGTTATTTCATTTCTCAACTCATCTCTGGGCAATGAGATTACAGatgttcttttttgtatttttatgcatTATCTGAATTGTTTACaaggatatattttgaaatagaaaataataaaattgactcCCCATTAGGAAAAAGCAATTCTCATAACCATCATTGCCAATTTTTTGACACCTTTTGGAAAAGGGTAGGGAATTAGTTCTGCCATTGACTATAATTCAGCAGGAAGGCAAAgtgaattcattcatttcataatATTTAATCAACACCAACTTGTGTTAAGAATGGAACTAGGTAGGCATGAGGAATGTATATGTGCTCCAAATACCAGTTTATGGCctaaggagagagacagacattGAACAAGTACTGCCACTAACAAGTGTCCAGGTGCAACTGTGGCAGCTGCTATGGGGAAGGTAACAGAGCACCTGTGACCCCAAGATTGGTCTCCTGCTTGGGCCTAGCTCCATATGTTTGCTCTTACAAATGTGTTTCCCTACCCAGAAggcccttccttcttcctccatcTAGTCAGACTTGACTTTGCTTTGGAATCTTGCTTAAATCTCTAGTTCCTGTTCAAGGTCTTTCTGATTGGAGGCTTCCTTCGGGTAATGTTAGATATCACCAAGAAGATAACGCAATTCATTAGGAGTTATATTAGCCAGGGTTtcccagagaaaaagaaccaaCAGGATGTGTAAATATAGAGCGAGATCTATTGTAAGGACTTGACTCACAAGATTATGGAGGTGCAAATCCAAAGTCTGCAGGTTAGGTGGGCAAACTAGTGATTTAGGGAAGGGGCAGGGGCAGTCTGCTGGCAGAACTTCTTACCTAGGGATGTTCGTCTTTGTTCTGTTGaagaccttcaactgattggatgaggtacacccacattatggaggtcAATCTGCTTTACTTGAAGTCCACagattttttcccccttcatAAATCCTTCATTGGAATCAAAGTCCACGGATTTAAATGTCAatcttgggctgggcacggtggctcatgtctgtaattccagcattttgggaggccaaggcaggtggatggcttgagcccaggagtttgagaccagcctgggccaacatggtgaaactgtcaccacaaaaaaaaaaaaaattagccaggcatggtggtgcatgcctgcagtctcatCTACTtcggatgctgaggtgggaggacggcttgaacccaggaggcagaggttgcagtgagccaagatcacgccactgcactccagtctggatgacagagcaagaccctgtttcaaaaaaaaaaaaagtcaataaatgcCATCCAGAAAACgtcttcacagaaacatccagtATACTGTTTGACTAAATATCTAGGTACTGGGGCCAActggacacataaaattaactgtcacaGAAGACTTAACTCCCCAACTAGAGTCTACCATTTTAGAAGGCATGGATCAGCTCTTCCATGTCTTTGAAAGCTTCCGTGGAGCCTAGCTGAGGGATTATTGTCAGGAGGTGTTCAAGAAATCCCTgaagagggccgggcacggtggctcacgcttgtaatcccagcactctgggaggccgagggaggtggatcatgaagtcaggagttcgagaccagcctgaccaacatggcaaaaccccgtctctactaaaaatacaaaaattagccaggtgcggtggtgcatgcctgtattcccagctacttgggaggctacggcagaagaatttcttgaactcaggaagtggaggttgcagtgagccgtgatcatgccactgcactccagcctgggcgacagagcaagactccttctcaaaaaaaaaaaaaaaaaattaagaaatcccTGAAGAGTATAAGAATAGAAGAATGAGATTTAACAGGCTCTCTGGAAGCAACTTTGTGCACCTTCTGGAAACAATAGAAGACATGTACCGGTACCTACTTAAACCTCAGAGTGCAattcacatggtggcagagatCCCCAAAGCACAACCCCGATTCTTTCTCCATCCTGAAAACACTGCCCCACACCTTCTAAGACAGTAACAGATTTAGACAGAAATGACTGTCCATTTGGGTTTTAACTCAGCACAGCCCTAGCCagtgaagaaaagacaaaaggaCAAGGCAGAAGAATATTGTGGCCTAGGAAGAAATTCCTGACACTGGTCTCTGACCATCATTTTATGACATGTGTACCTGTTTCAATCTTCATCTTCCTCTCAGCCTATTAAGTCATGCAGCGAGCTCCTACCTCTCGCTTCCTTCTATCCCTGACCAAGCTTAAATCAGCCTCAGAGGCTGGAGATAAACCAGGctcagaggaggggcctggtggttTCTCAGTCAATTTGCATTCCAAGCTCAAATTTTCGTTTCTAAACCTACAATTTCATTTCCAGGCTTTCCCTTGGTTCCAGAGCTGGCTGCTGCTTAgcgagaggaggaggggaggcctCAGTGAGAAATCTCAAGCAACCGGACCAGAGGTAGAATGCCTCAGGCCATTTTTCAATGCCAGTCCCCATTGTTATGGGTCCCACATCGACCTGGTGCTCTTGTTTAACCCCTTTTGCATCtgtaaaaatcattttcattctCCCTTAGTCCCAGTGGAGAAACAGGCAAAGGATAGGTTCAGACTGTTCACAGAAGAGAATTCCAAATGTCTctgaacacatgaaaagatgctcaataggggtcaagtgtggtggctcatgcctgtaatcccagcactttgggaggccaaggtgggcagatcacgaggtcagaagttcaagaccagtctggccaacatggtgaaaccccgtttctggtaaaaatacaaaaatgagccaggagtggcggtgggtgcctgtaatcccagctacttgggaggctgaggcaggagaatcgcttgaaactggaaggcggaggttacagtgagctgggattgcaccactgcactccagcctgggcaacaagagtaaaactctgtctcaaaaaaaaaaagaaagaaaagatgttcaattaCACTCATCATaatagaaattcaaattaaaagcaTAAGGGGAATATATCAGATTGGCAAAGACCAGAACATTAGCTAACACAGTCCAATAAGATCATGGGGCCTCTTTCCAGCCAGTGCCGAGCGATGGGCATCTCTTGGGACAAATGGCACAAGTGCTGCAAGACTAGGGGCAAGAGAAAGCCCTACGACAAGAAGCAGAAGTATGAGTTGGGGCACCGGGCTGCCAACACCAAGATTGGCCCCCACCGCATCTGCACAGTCCGTGTGTGGGGAGGTAACAATAAATATGGTGCCCTGAGGCGGGAcatggggaatttctcctggggTTCAGAGTGTTGTACTCACAAAACAAGGATCACTGATGTTGTCTACAATGCATCCAATAACAAGCTGGTCCATACCAAGACCCTGGTGAAGAACTGCTTCGTGCTCACCGACAGCACACCGTACTGCCAGTGGTACGAGTCCCACTGTGCGCTGCCCCTGGGCTGCAAGAAGGGAGCCAAACTGACTCCTGAGGGAGAAAAGACTTTAAACAAAAAACGATctaaaaaaattcagaagaaatatgatgaaaaggaaaagaatgccaAAATCAGCTGTCTCCTGGAGGAGCAGTTCCAGCAGGGCAAGCTTCTTGCGTGCATCGCTTCTTGTGTGCATAGCCCATGACTATGTGCCAGAGGGCAAGGAGTTGGAGTTCTATCTTAGGAAAATCAAGGCCCGGAAAGGCAAATAAATCCTCATCCTTTCCGTCTTTGCCCATGGAATAAAGGTGTCTATTGTTCtgcggcaaaaaaaaaaaaaaaaaaaaaaaaaatcacgggAAACGTGCACTCTGAATGCTACTGGTACAAGGCTGACCTTCTCTGACCTCCTTGGAGACAAATTTGGTAaaataacttaaattttaaaacgcATTGGCCTGATGATGGAGCACTTCCACTTCCAGGTATTGATAGATCTACTCGTACTTTCTTGCAAAATGACCTGTGCACAAGAAAATACATtgcaggccaggcacgatggctcatgcctgtagtcccagcactttgggaggctgaggcaggtggatcatttgaggtcaggagtttgagaccagcctggccaatggtgaaatcctatctctactaaaaatacaaaaaaataagctaggcatggtggtgcacgcctgtaatcccagctacttgggaggctgaggcatgagaatcacttgaacccaggaggtggaggttgcagtgagccgagatcatgccactgcactccagcctgggtgacagagtgagaccctgtctgtctgtctctctctcaatctctctctctttctgtctctctctctctatacacacacacacacacacacacacacacacacacacacacacacacacacacacactgcagcattgtttgtaatagcagAAGATTGGAAACTATCTAAATATCTATTAATAGGAGACCAGTTCAATAAATTAGAAAGTACTGTCCAATCACTTAAAGGAGTAAAGAGCCTCTGTGTGGAGTGATACGGAAAATTTCACAGGAACATTGTTAAGTAAAAAGCGGAAGGTGAATGCCAGTGCACATGGCTATCATTTTACGAGTAGGAAGAACGTGCACATATATGTTGGTAAATGAATGGAAGACCCCTGGAAAAACACCCAGTAAGCTGGAGACATTTGTTGCCTCTACAGCAGGGAACTGGGAAGCTGGGGAGCATAGAGGAAggtaagtttctttttcttttcttttcttttcttttttttttttttttgagacagagtcttgctctgtcacccaagttagagtgcagtagcatgatctcggctcactgcaaactctgcctcctgggttcaagtgattctcctgcctcagcctcccgaggagctgggattataggtgccaccacgctgggctaattttttttttttttttttttgtatttttagtagagacggggtttcaccatgttggccaggctggtcttgaacttctgacctcaggggatcagcccacctcggcctcccaaagtgcaaggattacaagtgtgagccactgagcctagcCGGGAGGTTTATTTTTCACCGAGTacctgttatgggttgaattgtgaaCCTCCCCAACCCCCGCCAagttatatgttgaagtcctaccTCAGGACCTCAAAATGTGAGTGTATTTGGAAATAgtgtcattgcagatgtaattagttaagatgaggtcatactggagtagggtgggcccctaatGTCCTTGTTGAAAAGGGAGaatttgaggctgggtgcggtggctcatgcctgtaatcttagcactttgggaggctgagacaggagaatcacttgagcctaggagttcaagaccaacctgggcaacacagtgagaccccatctctacataaaaaagaaaaaagaaaaggaggcagccgggtgtggtggcttatgcctgtaattccagcacttttggaggtcgaggcaggtggatcacctgaggtcaggggtttgagaccagcctggccaatatggcaaaatcctgtctctactaaaaatacaaaaattagccgggcatggtggcaggtgcctgtaatcccagttactggggaggctgaggcacaagaattgcttgaacgcagaaggcagaggttgcagcgagccgagatcgtgccactgcactccagcctgggcaacagcgcgagactctgtctcaaaaaaaaaaagggaggaattTGGACCCAGGCAGTCATACAGGAAGAATGCCATGTGAAAATGAAAGCAGAGATCAGCATGATGCCCAGCAAACTACTAGAAGCTAGgtgagaggcatggaacagagtTTTCCCTTGCAGCCCTTAGAAGGCTCCaaccttgctgacaccttgacttggACTTTTAGAGTCCAGACCTGAGACAATGCATgtctgttgttctaagccactcagtttgtgatactttgtcCCAGCAGCCCTAGTGAACTAATGCAGTCTCCTTTGGCACCTGGAGTTCTGTATCGTGTGTATACTACTGATTAttgatttaaaacttttttcaacACGAATGTCTCCCGGAAGCCTTCCCAGATTCACTAGGGTGTGTTAGTTGCTCTGTCTTTTCAGCTCCCGCAGCATTTTATCTGTATCTCTGCAACAGCATTTACCACATTGTAATGTAACTTAACTCTTCACAGGGTTCTTGACTCCACAAAATCATTAACTCCTGAGCACAGAGGCTGAGCCTGTTTCATTCATCATTGTAATCCCAGAGACTGGCATCAAATGCTTGTTggagtgaataaacaaatgggTAACCAGACATTTTTCACTTCCCTCCTACATTCGTATCATTATTTATTGGTTTTTGACTTGACAagctatccattcattcatgttTAGTCAGGGTGATATAACTGAAAACTGATCTTACAGAAGAGGTTAGGAATGAAGGTGgtggcagggccatgctctctctgGAAGACTCTAGGCGAGAATCCtacctgcctcttccagcttctggaggtTGCGGACAATCCTCAGTGCTCCTTGGCTTACAGGTGCATTGCTCCgatctctgccttcattgtcACATGGTCTTCTCCCtgtatgtctgtgtctctgtatcatttccctctttttatttttatttacttattttttatttatttatttttgagacagagtcttcctctgtcaccgaggctggagtgcagtggcgtgatcaaggctcactgcaacctgcgcctccaggattcaagtgattctccttcctcagcctccccagtagctaaggttacaggcgtgcaccaccacacctggctaatttttttgtatttttagtagagatcaggtttcaccatattggtcaggctggtctcgaactcctaatctcaaacgatccgcccgccttggcctaccaaagtgctgggattacaggcatgagccatcgcgcccagcccctctttttatttttttttgaggcataggtctcactgtgtcacccaggctggagggcagtggcatgatactggcccactgcaacctctgcctcctggactcaagctatcctcccacctcagcctcccaagtagctgggactacaggctcgcatcaccacgcccagctaatgtttgcttattttgtagagacagggttttgacatgttgcccaggcttgtctcaaactcctggactccagggatctgcctgccttggcctcccaaagtcctgggattatggTTATGAACTGGtgtcctcttcttatgaggacaccagtcattggattaacGCCCACTCTAatccagtgtgacctcatcttaatttgatcacatctgcaaagtaaggtcacattctgaggttgtGGGTAGACGTGAGCTTGCGGTGATACTATTCAATGCAGTTCAGCTGCTCAGCTAGGACTCATCTAAAAAAAGAGAAGCAGCAAGAGGTGGAGGGCTGTTTCGCCTTGTGGTTAAATACAGGTTGCAGAATCAGCCAGACCTGGCTTCAAATCCTGGTTTTACCTGCTGGTCAGCTACGTGAGCTCAGGCAAGTTATTCAACATCTCCAAGCCTGTTTCCTCAACCATGCAATGGGTTTAATAAAAGCCTGTGCTTCCTAGAGTTGCTGGGTAGATAAATGAGATCAGGACAGCgtctgacattaaaaaaaaaaaaaaaaagaaaaagaaaaaagaaaaagaaaatagctgagTGCGATTGCTctcgcccataatcccaacactttgggaaacagaggcaggtggattgcttgaggttggcggttccagactagcctggccaacatggtgaaaccccatctctactaaacacacaaaaattagccagtgtggtgccacacacccataatcccagctactcaggaggcagaggttgcagtgagctgagatcccatccCTGCactcaacctgggcaacaaagagagactccacctcaaaaactaaaaagtaaaaaatagttaGCACTTGATGCTAGAGTCCCCAGTACCACGGTTCCTGCCATTCTTTCAGGGAAGAATGTAGAGAGTTAAATAGCTAAACAGGATGGTTTGTGATTAAAGGCCCAGATGCTTGTTCCAGGATGTACCTGCCACACAAGGTCAGAGAGCACAGGGCAACTGGGCTCAAGCAGgcacagactttaacttttaaTAACAAACAGATGCAAA
The Pongo abelii isolate AG06213 chromosome 8, NHGRI_mPonAbe1-v2.0_pri, whole genome shotgun sequence genome window above contains:
- the LOC100458818 gene encoding small ribosomal subunit protein eS8-like; this encodes MGPLSSQCRAMGISWDKWHKCCKTRGKRKPYDKKQKYELGHRAANTKIGPHRICTVRVWGGNNKYGALRRDMGNFSWGSECCTHKTRITDVVYNASNNKLVHTKTLVKNCFVLTDSTPYCQWYESHCALPLGCKKGAKLTPEGEKTLNKKRSKKIQKKYDEKEKNAKISCLLEEQFQQGKLLACIASCVHSP